One Kribbella sp. NBC_00662 genomic region harbors:
- a CDS encoding extracellular solute-binding protein produces MSSPLPSISRRSVLRLAGGIGAAALAAPVLAACGGSTGSGSSKSASLRFMFWGSDDRVKRFQKACTAFTDKNPSIKVSPEFGDIDAIETKLTVAMSGNNLPDVFWVTGDLLPQLVAGGHVMDLTPHLGAGKGIADAGFTDAIKAPGQIDGKQYAMTHGLQSIGLFAKKNILDEVGVPVKNYPDSYSWDEYAQISAKIHAAKGAKFFGTDDPNTGGAADWFGAYARQHDQDMWAASGDLGFTKDLMTEWLTYWKNLRDTKASVPAALALEQNPYFEGAPMIRGLAAYHMRNSNQMLELQGLTKDPLVLMPCPGNGGSGNKAIELSPNMLCVAAKTKNPDAALKFADYLLNDVDRAKIVGTTIGSPPTKAVRDAIASSVTDAEKQFLTYIGFEAEAKSLPVRNGLPTSGAFTSDMVKAWQNLGYDKASIPQTVDLIFGDLRTKLLKK; encoded by the coding sequence ATGTCCTCCCCGCTCCCCTCCATCTCGCGCCGCTCCGTCCTCCGACTCGCCGGTGGGATCGGCGCCGCCGCGCTCGCCGCTCCGGTCCTCGCCGCCTGCGGCGGTTCGACCGGCTCCGGCTCGTCCAAGTCGGCCTCCCTTCGATTCATGTTCTGGGGTTCCGACGACCGAGTGAAACGTTTCCAGAAGGCGTGTACGGCGTTCACCGACAAGAACCCCTCGATCAAGGTCAGCCCCGAGTTCGGCGATATCGACGCAATCGAGACCAAGCTCACCGTCGCGATGTCGGGCAACAACCTCCCGGACGTGTTCTGGGTGACCGGCGACCTGCTGCCGCAACTCGTCGCCGGCGGGCACGTCATGGACCTGACTCCGCATCTGGGCGCCGGCAAGGGTATCGCCGACGCCGGTTTCACCGACGCGATCAAGGCGCCGGGACAGATCGACGGCAAGCAGTACGCGATGACCCACGGGTTGCAGTCGATCGGTCTGTTCGCCAAGAAGAACATCCTCGACGAGGTCGGCGTACCGGTGAAGAACTACCCGGACTCCTACAGCTGGGACGAGTACGCGCAGATCAGCGCGAAGATCCACGCCGCCAAGGGCGCGAAGTTCTTCGGCACCGACGACCCCAACACCGGCGGCGCGGCCGACTGGTTCGGCGCGTACGCCCGGCAGCACGACCAGGACATGTGGGCCGCGAGCGGAGACCTCGGCTTCACCAAGGACCTGATGACCGAGTGGCTGACGTACTGGAAGAACCTGCGCGACACCAAGGCGTCGGTTCCGGCCGCGCTGGCTCTGGAGCAGAACCCTTATTTCGAAGGGGCTCCGATGATCCGCGGGCTGGCGGCGTACCACATGCGCAACTCCAACCAGATGCTCGAGTTGCAGGGTCTGACCAAGGACCCGCTGGTGCTGATGCCCTGCCCGGGCAACGGCGGATCCGGCAACAAGGCGATCGAGCTCTCGCCGAACATGCTGTGCGTCGCCGCCAAGACGAAGAACCCGGACGCGGCGCTGAAGTTCGCCGACTACCTGCTCAACGACGTCGATCGCGCCAAGATCGTCGGTACGACGATCGGCTCGCCCCCGACCAAGGCCGTACGCGACGCCATCGCCTCCTCCGTGACCGACGCCGAGAAACAGTTCCTCACCTACATCGGCTTCGAGGCCGAGGCCAAGAGTCTGCCGGTACGCAACGGCCTGCCCACCTCGGGAGCCTTCACCAGCGACATGGTCAAGGCCTGGCAGAACCTCGGCTACGACAAGGCGTCGATCCCGCAGACCGTCGACCTGATCTTCGGCGACCTGCGGACCAAGCTCCTCAAGAAGTAG
- a CDS encoding hydroxypyruvate isomerase family protein, protein MPTLPLSANISIMFTELPYLARPAAARAAGFEHVESWWPFPEPATSGEQVDALVDALERAGVALSGLNFFGGDMPAGERGVACRPDRQQELAVNIEQLVGIARRTGCRAFNLLYGQLDDRWSVAEQRDTAIQAVRAAASAVAKIDGTVLLEPLARGLNGSYPLVDGDDVIDLLEGPLRSTPNVRLLFDLFHLGSNQVELVAAADRMAPWIGHVQLADSPGRGEPGSGDLPIEATVNALVAAGYRGMIAAEYRPTRPTGETLGWVDRLDSIRLNPAQPG, encoded by the coding sequence ATGCCGACTCTCCCGCTCAGCGCGAACATCTCGATCATGTTCACCGAGCTGCCCTACCTGGCTCGTCCGGCGGCGGCCCGGGCGGCGGGCTTCGAACACGTCGAGAGCTGGTGGCCGTTTCCTGAGCCCGCCACGTCGGGGGAGCAGGTGGACGCGTTGGTCGATGCGCTGGAACGAGCCGGCGTCGCACTGTCCGGGTTGAACTTCTTCGGCGGCGACATGCCCGCGGGGGAGCGAGGTGTCGCGTGCCGGCCCGACCGCCAGCAGGAACTGGCCGTCAACATCGAGCAGCTGGTCGGGATCGCTCGGCGTACCGGTTGCCGCGCGTTCAATCTGCTGTACGGCCAGCTGGACGATCGGTGGTCGGTCGCCGAGCAGCGGGACACCGCGATCCAGGCCGTACGGGCGGCCGCGTCGGCGGTGGCGAAGATCGACGGAACTGTGCTGCTGGAGCCGCTGGCTCGCGGCTTGAACGGCTCGTATCCGCTGGTCGACGGCGACGACGTGATCGACCTGCTAGAAGGTCCGCTCCGCTCGACGCCGAACGTCCGGCTGCTGTTCGACCTCTTCCACCTCGGCAGCAACCAGGTCGAGCTGGTGGCGGCTGCGGATCGGATGGCGCCGTGGATCGGCCACGTCCAGCTGGCCGACAGCCCGGGGCGGGGTGAGCCGGGCAGCGGTGACCTGCCGATCGAGGCGACCGTGAACGCCCTCGTCGCCGCCGGCTACCGCGGCATGATCGCCGCGGAGTA